In Castanea sativa cultivar Marrone di Chiusa Pesio chromosome 6, ASM4071231v1, a single window of DNA contains:
- the LOC142638846 gene encoding 21.7 kDa class VI heat shock protein — MASRKQLEVHSGDQTPQKWCISLGEEVFKRFISQGSPAVHKVFNEGSLFSPLLFGKFFDPSDAFPLWEFESDILLSNLRSSGQSTVDWSQTDQDYVLKAELPGVGNNVQVCVEKGKVVEISGQWKQQRESKTKDWKSGHWWEYGYVRRLELPEDADWRRIEASVSNDMLIEIRIPKNIMDGDASQGNDAARKDSEAGGS; from the exons ATGGCAAGTCGCAAACAGCTTGAAGTTCATTCAGGAGATCAAACTCCACAGAAATGGTGTATCTCGTTAGGAGAAGAAGTCTTCAAAAGATTCATCTCTCAGGGCAGTCCAGCAGTGCATAAGGTCTTCAATGAAGGTTCACTTTTCAGTCCACTCTTGTTTGGAAAATTCTTTGATCCTTCAGATGCTTTCCCTCTATGGGAGTTTGAGTCAGATATCTTGTTATCTAATCTCCGGAGCTCCGGCCAAAGCACTGTTGATTGGTCTCAGACAGATCAAGATTATGTACTAAAAGCAGAACTACCAG GAGTTGGGAATAATGTTCAAGTCTGTGTTGAAAAGGGGAAGGTTGTTGAAATTAGCGGGCAATGGAAGCAGCAAAGGGAGTCCAAGACAAAGGACTGGAAAAGTGGCCACTGGTGGGAGTATGGGTATGTTCGGAGGCTTGAGTTGCCAGAAGATGCAGATTGGAGGAGGATAGAGGCATCTGTGAGTAATGACATGCTCATAGAAATTAGAATTCCCAAGAACATTATGGATGGTGATGCTTCTCAAGGAAATGATGCGGCTAGGAAAGATTCTGAAGCTGGTGGAAGTTAA